One part of the Amaranthus tricolor cultivar Red isolate AtriRed21 chromosome 16, ASM2621246v1, whole genome shotgun sequence genome encodes these proteins:
- the LOC130802064 gene encoding photosystem II protein D1-like, whose amino-acid sequence MTAILERRESESLWGRFCNWITSTENRLYIGWFGVLMIPTLLTATSVFIIAFIAAPPVDIDGIREPVSGSLLYGNNIISGAIIPTSAAIGLHFYPIWEVASVDEWLYNGGPYELIVLHFLLGVACYMGREWELSFRLGMRPWIAVAYSAPVAAATAVFLIYPIGQGSFSDGMPLGISGTFNFMIVFQAEHNILMHPFHMLGVAGVFGGSLFSAMHGSLVTSSLIRETTENESANEGYRFGQEEETYNIVAAHGYFGRLIFQYASFNNSRSLHFFLAAWPVVGIWFTALGISTMAFNLNGFNFNQSVVDSQGRVINTWADIINRANLGMEVMHERNAHNFPLDLAAIEAPSTNG is encoded by the coding sequence ATGACTGCAATTTTAGAGAGACGCGAAAGCGAAAGCCTATGGGGTCGTTTCTGTAACTGGATAACCAGCACTGAAAACCGTCTTTACATCGGATGGTTTGGTGTTTTGATGATCCCTACCTTATTGACTGCAACTTCTGTATTTATTATAGCCTTCATAGCTGCTCCTCCAGTAGATATTGATGGTATTCGTGAACCTGTTTCTGGATCTCTACTTTATGGAAACAATATTATTTCGGGTGCTATTATTCCTACTTCTGCAGCTATTGGGTTGCACTTTTACCCAATCTGGGAAGTGGCATCAGTTGATGAGTGGTTATACAATGGTGGGCCTTATGAACTAATCGTTCTACACTTCTTACTTGGTGTAGCTTGTTATATGGGTCGTGAGTGGGAACTTAGTTTCCGTCTGGGTATGCGTCCTTGGATTGCTGTTGCATATTCAGCTCCGGTTGCAGCGGCTACTGCTGTTTTCTTGATCTACCCAATTGGTCAAGGAAGCTTTTCTGATGGTATGCCTCTAGGAATCTCTGGTACTTTCAACTTTATGATCGTATTCCAGGCTGAGCACAACATCCTTATGCACCCATTTCACATGTTAGGTGTAGCTGGTGTATTCGGCGGCTCCCTATTTAGTGCTATGCATGGTTCCTTGGTAACTTCTAGTTTGATCAGGGAAACCACAGAAAATGAATCTGCTAACGAAGGTTACAGATTCGGTCAAGAGGAAGAAACTTATAACATCGTAGCTGCTCATGGTTATTTTGGTCGATTGATCTTCCAATATGCTAGTTTCAACAACTCTCGTTCTTTACACTTCTTCTTAGCTGCTTGGCCTGTAGTAGGTATTTGGTTTACTGCTTTGGGTATTAGTACTATGGCTTTCAACCTAAATGGTTTCAACTTCAACCAATCTGTAGTTGATAGTCAAGGTCGTGTAATTAACACCTGGGCTGATATCATTAACCGTGCTAACCTTGGTATGGAAGTTATGCATGAACGTAATGCTCATAACTTCCCTCTAGACTTAGCTGCTATCGAAGCTCCATCTACAAATGGATAA
- the LOC130802067 gene encoding 50S ribosomal protein L2, chloroplastic, which translates to MAIHLYKTSTSSTRNGAVDNQVKSNPRNNLIYGQRRCGKGRNSRGIITARHRGGGHKRLYRKIDFRRNEKDIYGRIVTIEYDPNRNAYICLIHYGDGEKRYILHPRGAIIGDTIVSGTEVPIKMGNALPLTDMPLGTAIHNIEITLGKGGQLARAAGAVAKLIAKEGKSATLKLPSGEVRLISKNCSATVGQVGNVGVNQKRLGRAGSKRWLGKRPVVRGVVMNPVDHPHGGGEGRAPIGRKNPTTPWGYPALGRRSRKRNKYSDNFIIRRRSK; encoded by the coding sequence ATGGCGATACATTTATACAAAACTTCTACCTCGAGCACACGCAATGGAGCCGTAGACAATCAAGTGAAATCCAATCCACGAAATAATTTGATCTATGGACAGCGTCGTTGTGGTAAAGGTCGTAATTCCAGAGGAATCATTACCGCAAGGCATAGAGGGGGGGGTCATAAGCGTCTATACCGTAAAATCGATTTTCGACGGAATGAAAAAGACATATATGGTAGAATCGTAACCATAGAATACGACCCTAATCGAAATGCATACATTTGTCTCATACACTATGGGGATGGTGAGAAGAGATATATTTTACATCCCCGAGGGGCTATAATTGGAGATACCATTGTTTCTGGTACAGAAGTTCCTATAAAAATGGGAAATGCCTTACCTTTGACCGATATGCCCTTAGGCACGGCCATACATAACATAGAAATCACACTTGGAAAGGGTGGACAATTAGCTAGAGCAGCGGGTGCTGTAGCGAAACTGATTGCAAAAGAGGGGAAATCGGCCACATTAAAATTACCTTCTGGGGAGGTACGTTTGATATCCAAAAACTGCTCAGCAACAGTCGGACAAGTGGGAAATGTTGGAGTGAACCAGAAAAGGTTGGGTAGAGCCGGATCTAAGCGTTGGCTAGGTAAGCGTCCTGTAGTAAGAGGAGTAGTTATGAACCCTGTAGACCATCCCCATGGGGGTGGTGAGGGGAGGGCCCCAATTGGTAGAAAAAACCCCACAACCCCTTGGGGTTATCCTGcacttggaagaagaagtagaaaaaggaataaatatagtgataattttattattcgTCGACGTAGTAAAtag
- the LOC130802040 gene encoding protein Ycf2-like, which translates to MKGHQFKSWIFELREILREIKNSHYFLDSWTQFNSVGSFIHIFFHQERFIKLFDPRIWSILLSRNSQGSTSNRYFTIKGVVLFVVVVLIYRITNRNMVERKNLYLIGLLPIPMNSIGPRNDTLKKSFWSSNINRLIVSLLYLPKGKKISESYLLDPKESTWFLPITKKCIMSESNRGSRWWRNWIGKKRDSSCKISNETVAGIEISFKEKDIKYLEFPFVYYMDDPIRKDHDWELFDCLSLRKRRNIINLNSGQLFEIVVKHWICYLMSAFREKIPIEVESFFKEQGAGSTSQSNDIEHVSHLFSRNKWAISLQNCAQFHMWQFHQDLFVSWGKNPYESDFLRNASRENWIWLDNVWLVNKDRFFSKVRNVSSNIQYDSTRSSFVQVMDSNTRSIRSFFSDRWSELHLGSNPTERSTRDQKLLKKQQDVSFAPSRRSENNEMVNIFKIIKYLQSTVSIHPISSDPGCDMVPKDEPDMDSSAKISFLNKNSFFYLFHLFHDRNRGGYTLHHDFESEEKFQEMADLFTLSITEPDLVYHKGFAFSIDSCGLDQKQLLNEVFNSRDESKKKSLLVLSPIFYEESESFYRRIRKNGFRISCGNYLEDRKQKNDTLNHRTIRKYTINQHLSNLKKSQKKWVDPLIFLSRTERFMNRDPDAYRYKWFNGSKNFQEHLEHFVSEQRSHFQVVFDRLRINQYSIDWSEVIDKKDLSKSLRFFLSKSFRFFLSKSLSKLLLFLSNSLPFFFVSFGNIPINRSEIHIYELKGPNDQLYNPLLESIGLQIVHLKKLKAFLLDDHDTFQKSKFLINGGTISPFLFNKIPKWMIDSFHTRNNRGKSFDTTDSYFSMISHDQNNWLNPVKPFHRSSLISSFYKANRLRFLNNPHHFCFYCNKRFPFYMEKARINNSDFTYRQFLNILFIHNKKFSLCVGKKKHAFLERDTISPIESQVSNICIPNDFPIRSDLFVRRTIYSIAGISGTPLTEGQIVHFERTYGKPPLSNMNLSDSERKNLHQYLNLNFGLIYTLCSEKYLLSKKRKKRSLCLKKCVEKGQMYRAFQRDSAFSTLSKWNLFQTYMPWFLTSTGYKYLNFLFLDTFSDLLSILSSNPKFLSILHDIMYRSDISWRILQKILYLPQWNLISEISSKCLHNLLLYEKTIHQNNESPLIWTHLGSPNVREFFYSILFLLLLAGYLVRTHLLFVFRASSELQTEFEKVKSLMIPSYMIELRKLLDRYPTSEPNSFWLKNLFLVALEQLGDSLEEIWGSVSGDNMLLGSGPAYGFKSIRSKKKYLNINLIDIIDLISIIPNPINRITFSRNTRHLSHTSKEIYSLIRKRKRVNGDWIDDKIESWVASSDSIDDEEREFLVQFSTLTTEKRIDKILLSLTHSDHLSKNDSGYQMIEQPGAIYLRHLVDIHKKYLMNYEFNTSCLTERRVFLAHYQTITYSQTSCGANSFHFPSHGKPFSLRLALSPSRGILVIGSIGTGRSYLVKYLATNSYVPFITVFLNKFLDNKPKGSLIDLSDDIYASASDDIDASDYIDASDDIDYDLDTELELLTMDMMPEIDPFSITLQFELAKAMSPCIIWIPNIHDLDVNESNYLSLGLLVNYLSRDCEKGSTRNILVIASTHIPQKVDPALIAPNQLNTCIKIRRLRIPQQRKHFLTLSYTRGFHLEKKMFHTNGFGSITIGSNVRDLVALINEALSISITQKKSILDTNTIRSALHRQTWDLRSQVRSVQDHGILFYQIGRAVAQNVLLSNCPIDPISIYMKKKSCNEGDSYLYKWYFELGTSMKKLTILLYLLSCSAGSVAQDLWSLPGPDEKNGITSYGLVENDSYLVHGLLEVEGALVGSSRTEKDCSQNDRVTLFLRSELRDPLDMMQNGSCSILDHRFLYEKYESELEEGEGALDPQQIEEDLFNHIVWAPRIWNPWGFLFDCIERPNELGFPYWAGSFRGKRIIYDKEDELQENESEFLQSGTMQYQTRDRFSKEQGFFRISQFIWDPSDPLFFLFKDQPFGSVFSHREFFADAEISKGLLTSQMNPPISIFQRWFLKNTQEKHFELLINRQRWLRTNSSLSNGSFRSNTLSESYQYLSNLFLSNGTLLDQMTKTLLRKRWLFPDEMKIGFMQE; encoded by the coding sequence ATGAAAGGACATCAATTCAAATCCTGGATTTTCGAATTGAGAGAGATATTGAGAGAGATTAAGAATTCTCACTATTTCTTAGATTCATGGACCCAATTCAATTCAGTGGGATCTTTCATTCACATTTTTTTCCACCAAGAACGTTTTATAAAACTCTTTGACCCCCGAATTTGGAGTATCCTACTTTCACGCAATTCACAGGGTTCAACAAGCAATCGATATTTCACGATCAAGGGTGTAGTACTCTTTGTGGTAGTGGTCCTTATATATCGTATTACCAATCGAAATATGGTCGAAAGAAAAAATCTCTATTTGATAGGGCTTCTTCCTATACCTATGAATTCCATTGGACCCAGAAATGATACATTGAAAAAATCCTTTTGGTCTTCCAATATCAATAGGCTGATTGTTTCGCTACTCTATCTTCCAAAAGGAAAGAAGATTTCTGAGAGTTATTTACTAGATCCGAAAGAGAGTACTTGGTTTCTTCCAATAACTAAAAAGTGTATCATGTCTGAATCTAACCGGGGTTCGCGGTGGTGGAGGAACTGGATCGGAAAAAAGAGGGATTCTAGTTGTAAGATATCTAATGAAACCGTCGCTGGAATTGAGATCTCATTCAAAGAGAAAGATATCAAATATCTGGAGTTTCCCTTTGTATATTATATGGATGATCCGATCCGCAAGGACCACGATTGGGAATTGTTTGATTGTCTTTCTCTGAGGAAGAGGCGAAACATAATCAACTTGAATTCGGGACAGCTTTTCGAAATCGTAGTGAAGCACTGGATTTGTTATCTCATGTCTGCTTTTCGTGAAAAAATACCAATTGAAGTGGAGAGTTTCTTCAAAGAACAAGGGGCTGGGTCAACTAGTCAATCAAATGATATTGAGCATGTTTCCCATCTCTTCTCGAGAAACAAGTGGGCTATTTCTTTGCAAAATTGTGCTCAATTTCATATGTGGCAATTCCACCAAGATTTATTCGTTAGTTGGGGGAAGAATCCGTACGAATCGGATTTTTTGAGGAACGCATCGAGAGAGAATTGGATTTGGCTAGACAATGTGTGGTTGGTAAATAAGGATCGGTTTTTTAGCAAGGTACGGAATGTATCGTCAAATATTCAATATGATTCCACAAGATCTAGTTTTGTTCAAGTAATGGATTCTAATACAAGATCCATTCGTTCTTTTTTCTCTGACAGATGGTCAGAACTTCATCTGGGTTCAAATCCTACTGAGAGGTCCACTAGAGATCAGAAATTGTTGAAGAAACAACAAGATGTTTCTTTTGCCCCTTCCAGGCGATCGGAAAATAACGAAATGGTTAATATATTCAAGATAATTAAGTATTTACAAAGTACCGTCTCAATTCATCCTATTTCATCAGATCCGGGATGTGATATGGTTCCGAAGGATGAACCGGATATGGACAGTTCCGCTAAGATTTCATTCTTGaacaaaaattcatttttttacttatttcatCTATTCCATGACCGAAACAGGGGGGGATACACATTACACCACGATTTTGAATCCGAAGAGAAATTTCAAGAAATGGCGGATCTATTCACTCTATCAATAACCGAGCCGGATCTGGTGTATCATAAGGGATTTGCCTTTTCTATTGATTCCTGCGGATTGGATCAAAAACAACTCTTGAATGAGGTATTTAACTCCAGGGATGAATCGAAAAAGAAATCTTTATTGGTTctatctcctattttttatgaAGAGAGTGAATCTTTTTATCGAAGGATCCGAAAAAATGGGTTTCGGATCTCCTGCGGGAATTATTTGGAagatagaaaacaaaaaaacgaTACTCTGAATCATAGAACTATAAGGAAATATACGATCAACCAACATTTATCGAATTTGAAAAAGAGTCAGAAGAAATGGGTTGATcctcttatttttctttctcgAACCGAGAGATTCATGAATCGGGATCCTGATGCATATAGATACAAATGGTTCAATGGGAGCAAAAATTTCCAGGAACATTTGGAACATTTCGTTTCTGAGCAGAGGAGCCATTTTCAAGTAGTGTTCGATCGATTACGTATTAATCAATATTCGATTGATTGGTCTGAGGTTATCGACAAAAAAGATTTGTCTAAGTCACTTCGTTTCTTTTTGTCCAAGTCATTTCGTTTCTTTTTGTCCAAGTCACTTTCCAAGTTGCTTCTCTTTTTGTCTAACTCACTTCCTTTTTTCTTTGTGAGTTTCGGGAATATCCCTATTAATAGGTCCGAGATCCACATTTATGAATTGAAAGGTCCGAATGATCAACTCTACAATCCCTTGTTAGAATCAATAGGTCTTCAAATCGTTcatttgaaaaaattgaaagCTTTCTTATTGGATGATCATGATACTTTCCAAAAATCGAAATTCTTGATCAATGGAGGAACAATATCACCATTTTTGTTCAATAAGATACCAAAGTGGATGATTGACTCATTCCATACTAGAAATAATCGCGGGAAATCCTTTGATACCACGGATTCCTATTTCTCAATGATATCCCACGATCAAAACAATTGGTTGAATCCCGTAAAACCATTTCATAGAAGTTCATTGATATCTTCTTTTTATAAAGCAAATCGACTTCGATTCTTGAATAATCCACATCACTTCTGCTTCTATTGTAACAAAAGATTCCCTTTTTATATGGAAAAGGCCCGTATCAATAATTCTGATTTTACATATAGACAATTCCTCAATATCTTGTTCAttcacaacaaaaaattttctttgtgtGTCGGTAAAAAAAAACATGCTTTTTTGGAGAGAGATACTATTTCACCAATTGAGTCACAGGTATCTAACATATGCATACCTAACGATTTTCCAATTCGATCCGATCTATTCGTTCGTAGAACTATTTACTCGATCGCAGGCATTTCTGGAACACCTCTAACAGAGGGACAAATAGTCCATTTTGAAAGAACTTATGGTAAACCACCTCTTTCCAATATGAATCTATCTGATTCAGAAAGGAAGAACTTGCATCAGTATCTCAATCTCAATTTCGGTTTGATTTACACTCTATGTTCTGAGAAATATTTACTAtcgaaaaagaggaaaaaacgGAGTCTTTGTCTAAAGAAATGCGTTGAGAAAGGGCAGATGTATAGAGCCTTTCAACGAGATAGTGCTTTTTCAACTCTCTCAAAATGGAATCTATTCCAAACATATATGCCATGGTTCCTTACTTCGACAGGGTACAAATatctaaattttctatttttagatacTTTTTCAGACCTATTGTCAATACTAAGTAGCAATCCAAAATTTTTATCTATTCTTCATGATATTATGTACAGATCAGATATATCATGGCGAATTCTTCAGAAAATTTTGTATCTTCCACAATGGAATCTGATAAGTGAGATTTCGAGTAAGTGTTTACATAATCTTCTTCTGTACGAAAAAACGATTCATCAAAATAATGAGTCACCATTGATATGGACACATCTGGGATCGCCAAATGTTCGGGAGTTCTTCTATTCAAtccttttccttcttcttcttgcTGGATATCTCGTTCGTACACATCTTCTCTTTGTTTTTCGAGCCTCTAGTGAGTTACAGACAGAGTTCGAAAAGGTCAAATCTTTGATGATTCCATCATACATGATTGAGTTGCGAAAACTTCTGGATAGGTATCCTACATCGGAACCGAATTCCTTCTGGTTAAAGAATCTCTTTTTGGTTGCTTTGGAACAATTAGGAGATTCCCTAGAAGAAATATGGGGTTCTGTTTCTGGCGACAACATGCTATTGGGTAGTGGTCCCGCTTATGGGTTCAAATCAATACGttctaagaaaaaatatttgaatattaATCTAATCGATATCATCGATCTCATAAGTATCATACCAAATCCCATCAATCGAATCACTTTTTCGAGAAATACGAGACATCTAAGTCATACAAGTAAAGAGATCTATTCAttgataagaaaaagaaaaagggtgaACGGTGATTGGATTGATGATAAAATAGAATCCTGGGTCGCGAGCAGTGATTCgattgatgatgaagaaagagaattcTTGGTTCAGTTCTCCACTTTAACGACAgaaaaaaggattgataaaaTTCTATTGAGTCTGACTCATAGTGATCATTTATCAAAGAATGACTCTGGTTATCAAATGATTGAACAACCGGGAGCAATTTACTTACGACACTTAGTTGACATTCATAAAAAGTATCTAATGAATTATGAGTTCAATACATCTTGTTTAACAGAAAGACGAGTATTCCTTGCTCATTATCAGACAATCACTTATTCACAAACCTCGTGTGGGGCTAATAGTTTTCATTTCCCATCTCATGGAAAACCCTTTTCGCTCCGATTAGCCCTATCCCCCTCTAGAGGTATTTTAGTGATAGGTTCTATAGGAACTGGACGATCCTATTTGGTCAAATACCTAGCGACAAACTCCTATGTTCCTTTTATTACGGTATTTCTGAACAAGTTCCTGGATAACAAGCCTAAAGGTTCTCTTATTGATCTTAGTGACGATATTTATGCTAGTGCTAGTGACGATATTGATGCTAGTGACTATATTGATGCTAGTGACGATATCGATTATGACCTTGATACGGAGCTGGAGCTGCTAACTATGGATATGATGCCGGAAATAGACCCATTTTCTATCACCCTTCAATTCGAATTAGCAAAAGCAATGTCTCCTTGCATAATATGGATTCCAAACATTCATGATCTGGATGTGAATGAGTCGAATTACTTATCCCTCGGTCTATTAGTGAACTATCTCTCCAGGGATTGTGAAAAAGGGTCTACTAGAAATATTCTTGTTATTGCTTCGACTCATATTCCGCAAAAAGTGGATCCCGCTCTAATAGCCCCGAATCAATTAAATACATGCATTAAGATACGAAGGCTTCGTATTCCACAACAACGAAAGCACTTTTTGACTCTTTCATATACTAGGGGATTTCACTTGGAAAAGAAAATGTTCCATACTAATGGATTCGGGTCCATAACCATTGGTTCCAATGTACGAGATCTTGTAGCACTTATCAATGAGGCCCTATCGATTAGTATTACACAGAAGAAATCCATTCTAGACACTAATACAATTCGATCCGCTCTTCATAGACAAACTTGGGATTTGCGATCCCAGGTAAGATCGGTTCAGGATCATGGGATCCTTTTCTATCAGATAGGAAGGGCTGTTGCACAAAATGTACTTCTAAGTAATTGCCCTATAGAtcctatatctatctatatgaAGAAGAAATCATGTAACGAAGGGGATTCTTATTTGTACAAATGGTACTTCGAACTTGGAACGAGCATGAAGAAATTAACGATACTTCTTTATCTTTTGAGTTGTTCTGCCGGATCGGTCGCTCAAGATCTTTGGTCTCTACCCGGACCCGATGAAAAAAATGGGATCACTTCTTATGGACTCGTTGAGAATGATTCTTATCTAGTTCATGGCCTATTAGAAGTAGAAGGCGCTCTGGTGGGATCCTCACGGACAGAAAAAGATTGCAGTCAGAATGATCGAGTGACGTTGTTTCTTCGGTCCGAACTAAGGGATCCTTTAGATATGATGCAAAATGGATCTTGTTCTATCCTTGATCATAGATTTCTCTATGAAAAATACGAATCGGAATTGGAAGAAGGGGAAGGAGCCCTCGATCCGCAACAGATAGAGGAGGATTTATTCAATCACATAGTTTGGGCTCCTAGAATATGGAACCCCTGGGGCTTTCTATTTGATTGTATCGAAAGGCCCAATGAATTGGGATTTCCCTATTGGGCCGGGTCATTTCGGGGCAAGCGGATCATTTATGATAAAGAGGATGAGCTTCAAGAGAATGAGTCGGAGTTCTTGCAGAGTGGAACCATGCAGTACCAGACACGAGATAGATTTTCCAAAGAACAGGGATTTTTTCGAATAAGCCAATTCATTTGGGACCCCTCAGATCCACTCTTTTTCCTATTCAAAGATCAGCCCTTTGGTTCTGTGTTTTCACATCGTGAATTCTTTGCAGATGCAGAGATATCAAAGGGGCTTCTTACTTCCCAAATGAATCCTCCTATATCTATATTTCAACGCTGGTTTCTCAAGAATACGCAAGAAAAGCACTTTGAATTGTTGATTAATCGCCAGAGATGGCTTAGAACCAACAGCTCATTATCGAATGGATCTTTCCGTTCTAATACTCTATCCGAGAGTTATCAGTATTTATCAAATCTGTTCCTATCTAACGGAACACTATTGGATCAAATGACAAAGACATTGTTGAGAAAAAGATGGCTTTTCCCGGATGAAATGAAAATTGGATTCATGCAAGAGTAG